Sequence from the uncultured Draconibacterium sp. genome:
GTTAGAAATATTGTTCTTCACCTGGAAACGATTGAAAATCGGGATACTCAAGGTTAATCCCAAACTCGAGCGGCTGTTGTTTTTTAACTGTTCGCCCAGGTCGATGCGGTTTCCTTCAAAGTCTTTGTACTGGTTGTTGTACTGGTTGTAATAGTTGGCGCCAAAACTTAAGCTGGGGTAACGATATCCCTTGCTAATTTCCAACTGTTTCATGGCACTTTCAACACGCAACTGTGCCGCTTTTATTTCGGGGCGCACATTAATTGCGTTGCTAAACACATCGTAAGCGTTTATCATGGTCAGGTTGGCCTGAACCTCGGGCAATACGGGCTCTTCAATCTTAAAACTTTCGGCCATGGGTAATTCCAGAAACTGGTACAAATTCAGGTAAGCCAACTGAACACGGTTTTGCGCATTTACCAAATCCAGCTCTTCGCGCGCCAGCTGTGCTTCAATTTCCAACAAAGCTCCACGTGCTTCACTTCCTGCATCAACAAGCTGACGGGTGCGATTAATTTGTTGTTTGGTTACCTCAATGGTAGCCTCGGCAACCAGTTGCACCTCCTGTGCAAAAAGAATTTCGAGGTACTCGGCTGCAATCCCCAGCATAATATCGTCTTTTGTTTTTTGCAGATCGGCCAATGTTGCCTGCAAATCGAGCTCACGCATTTTAACGGTATTGCTCAGCGTCATTCCGTTAAACAGTGTCATGCTGGTATTTAACCCTCCGGCAACGCTTGCCGAGTTAATATTGTCGTAAGTATTGTCGTAGGTTAACGAACGGCCAAAACTAAAATCGTTGCTCACCTGGCCATTCAGGTTAGGCAGCTTATCATCTTTTGCCTGCTTAACCAGCGTTTCGTTGTAACGTGTATTTATCTCCTGTCGTTTTACCTGAAGGTTGTTTTGAATGGCATAATCAAAACAGGCTTGTAAATCCCATTCGTTTTGCGCCTGCAGGTTAAAGGCTCCGGCCGACAGTAATATTCCTAA
This genomic interval carries:
- a CDS encoding TolC family protein, with product MKNLLTLFLGILLSAGAFNLQAQNEWDLQACFDYAIQNNLQVKRQEINTRYNETLVKQAKDDKLPNLNGQVSNDFSFGRSLTYDNTYDNINSASVAGGLNTSMTLFNGMTLSNTVKMRELDLQATLADLQKTKDDIMLGIAAEYLEILFAQEVQLVAEATIEVTKQQINRTRQLVDAGSEARGALLEIEAQLAREELDLVNAQNRVQLAYLNLYQFLELPMAESFKIEEPVLPEVQANLTMINAYDVFSNAINVRPEIKAAQLRVESAMKQLEISKGYRYPSLSFGANYYNQYNNQYKDFEGNRIDLGEQLKNNSRSSLGLTLSIPIFNRFQVKNNISNSELQIADYEYQLQQSRNVLRRDIEQVYTNALAAFNRYISTDKAVASMKEAFRYTEEKFNVGMINSVEYNQSKTNLTNAQSDLIQAKYEYIFRTKILDFYNGVAITL